The following nucleotide sequence is from Bactrocera oleae isolate idBacOlea1 chromosome 2, idBacOlea1, whole genome shotgun sequence.
AagcaaaaatgaagaaaaaaatgatgaaataaaattaaatacaaatttgaaagAAAGGTCTGCTAAAGTCTTTGCTTTAGACAAAATCAACTGCAGATGAGGGAGAAGCGCGGCAAGGAAAACATCCTACGCAAATATaagtgtttgtatttgtgactACGCTCATCACGGTGCGTAGCTGCAGCACTGGTTTATAGTGAACGcacaagaaaatttattatgatttcttcaaattcatgaaaattgttgtttttgttagttttttttttttgaacacactAAATTTTGTCAAATCATCGACAATGTATTTTTAACCAACCTCTATGTGCATACACACGTTTGCAAGCAAGTAAAggcatagacatacatacaatacagaTGCAAATAcgtgtttaacttttttcttcaaatattatatgtaaaccttgtgtgtgttgttgctgacatatttttattgctttggaGTGAGGTCGATAGAAAGTTGAGTCGCGGGCGCCTGCGCAGAAGTTGATGACCGTTTTTGTCTTGAAGCAACAATgttcacatgtatgtatgtatgtttgtatgtgcgtaGTGGCATGAAACTCAGCTGTAGGTAACAGTGCACATGTGTATATTAtgtgttacatacatatatgtaaatatataaatggtcatGTGTGCACTGTATGTTCCGGTCACTGGTTGGCCGACGGTGCCAAGCCGTTCCATTTTAGTAGTGCCGCTTGGCATTAGTTCACATACTTAAAGCAGTGTTCAGCGTTGTCACCAAGCAGAGATCAGCGGGATTTGCGAAATTTCTAGCCCGCTCACTAGTCGCCATACTACGTCGATGTCTTGCTGcgctcacatatgtatgtgctcgcATTAATAACGGTCAATATGCgcacatatgtatttcattAATTATGCCTACGGGGGGTGGTGACATAAGGAACCTTTTACTAAATGCTTATTTccgcatttaattttttgctcatGCGTTCTCTTCTCTCTTCTTCTCCCTTACTATTTACAGTCCCATGCATAGCGATTCGACACCCGCATCTTGCGTCAACGATTACGACACGCAAAGTTATCAGGAAACTCCAGTTATGTCACAACTGCAAGTGCCCAACATGACCCCGGCGACAATGGCGGCGGTcggcgcaacaacaacatccgGCTACCAGTATCCTCTGCACAACCATCATCCTCATCCTCATGCGACTTTCAGTGATTACGCTGCTACCCCGCATGCAGTTGCGGCTGCCGCCGCCGCTTATCCACCACATTTACACCCACATTCGCATGCGCACGGTCATCATGCCCAGCATCCAcacccacacacgcacacacatcatGTACCTCCTCCTTACCATCAACATTATGGCGCTGTGCAATGGTATATGCCGACACCGGCAACACCTGTAATGACCAATGGCAATGCGATGTGTGCTGCAGGCAGCAGCAGCGCCTCGCCCAGCGCATCCGGCGCGTACGGTGTACCAGCCGCACATTCCACAGCTTACAGTTACAACTATCAACACCCGAGCGATGCTTACGGTATGAGTGGCGTGAACGGTACGAATGGCACGAATGGCGTTGGCAGCCTCGAAATCGCCAGCAGCAAAAGCGACTACACTTCCACACCATATGTGACGCCGTCGCCCACCTTGGATCTCAACAGTTCGACAGAGGTGGGCGATCCACACACGGCCGCATCGGCGATGACAGCGAAATTAACGGCGTTGCCATCAAAAGGTAGTGGGCATGGTAAGTCCGCAGTGGCGTCGCAACAATCTCTGCAGAACTTAATGGAGACCGCAAATAACGGTTCCTCTATGCAGCAGCATTTAGCCAATAGCGGTGCAGGCGGCTTGCACAATATGAATGGACATTTGAGCACACAAAAAAGCGTCTCCGACAATGTGCAGGTTTCTAGCGAATCTATCTTGGGAAATACCGGCAGCAGCGGCGAATGTGGAATTTCTAAACGCAGTAAGTTTAGTTTGATTCGGTTTTTAACATAAATAGATATTCATCCAAATTACCATTATAATTGATTACCGTGACGAaattagtcgatttagccatgtccgtttgtctgtctttACATACCAGAAGTAATtcctcactttttgagatatggcacggtccttttctcccaaagacGCTGCTCAAGTTTCGGAagcgccgatattggaccactataggatatagctgccatgcaaaatAATCGATGAAAATTAAGATGAACATTAGGGTGGaacgaaaacaattttttttttgcttagcctaagggtaaaatttgtagattataaaaaaagaaaatttttggaaaatttttttttttttaaacatctagAGGCTATCTAGAGGAATAAATAtcgagttaaaatattttttggccaaaaaaaagaattgtttttggtttaaactcttcacatttatatacaaattaccgaatttgacgggtTTTGAgcaaggaaagcatgttgttatttaagactttttttaaaactccaataatgaccacaaaaagttttttttagttgATGACTTTAAATTGgacagaaagaggactctccacagcttctaaaacaattatcaaaaactcttaaaaaatttttaactgaaatttactttaaaagagaGTGGGCCGACTCTAgttgtacaaaaatattttttttccataattttctttttttataatctgcaaattttaccctcaggctaagcaaaaaaaacataattaaagtttttcaggtttttaagttaaaatattttatacattcgTAAACTCATGACTATCGAACTAAGCATTCTTCCGATAATGACAAATACTGCTCTTTTTGGGTACGAgtatattaattgaaaattttctgaagcaaatatttttttattaagaaaataatgaagcaacaaaatacatatttactaccattttgaaataataaaaggaGCTTTTGTGGATCAAATTCTAAATGTatccaaaataaaattaaaaattaaaaaaaaacgtcaaTTTTACCTGTAATCTAGTTAATTTGTTTTCTACGTTATGCATAACCTAAAAACTTCTTTATAATAGCTCTTTCAAAGATCTGTATTAATTGGAAATTAGTTAGTTGTGTAGTTATTGAAAACTCATATGGACGTCTAACGAATAGTAGATTATCGAAATCACTTGGTTCATTCTATATGCAAGGTTTTCAAATCTTTCTGAACGAAATTCGTGTGGCTATTTGGCTTATAGTCTACGTTACTGAATGGTTGCAGTAGTAGTTATAGCTAGAAGGTAAagaaccttaaaaaaaaaaaataaatgcatctTTGGAGAATTGTTTGGATATTGATTTTGGGAAAGTGGTTCTTCGCCATGTTTATTCTTAAGGCttattctagtgtagaatttcaaaaaaataaaatttttaacttcccgctaagaaaattgaaaattttctaaaaatcgggaagatattggtttcaccccattttgcaaaaatcgagttctcaacagatctcgacgttttgagggtcgaggaagcttccccgaacatttctacgatgatgtccgtatgtctgtatgtatgtgtggatgtatgtgtgtgtgtgtggatgtatgtgaccctcttataacttttaaacggctcaaccgatttgaataaactaaacggcattccaaagggtttcattgcacttgaatttcgtgtgtcgtttggacccaatcggaccagtagattttgagaaatctcaaaaataaaaattttgaaaaatcgtttttctttcttccaaacgacttgaccgatcaacaccaaaaactaatcagttctaaaccttgaagaaacacatcgtttgccgcaaaccgggtcgaaatcggttgatttacttgctagatatcgaaaacgaaaaatttcgaagagctcaaaagcagtgaaaaaagcgaaatttgaacgttagcgtatgaaattagagggaagttgcagggatggcccttgaggccaaccgttttccacattttttttcatattttcaaagcttAACTATTTAGGAATATGTCTAAGACAggatttttccaaattttaattattttcggagatatagactGACTGACCCGCCCTCTAAACTGGTTCGGCTGGGTCTtatcgaacaaaagactttacgcgaaactttaaattcgtttttctcagaccagactttttcaatgatttttaggcttctactggaccgattaacttgaaattttcacagaaTCTTTTTTATAGACCTCTCACGAGTATGAACTAGCGTCATccccaaatttaaatttttactatttttaaaaaatacgaggaaatgaaataaatggaaaaaaatcgttttttttccaaacagtcttttttacttatcgctagtttatacaattgcgacatcattaCAGATTGAGAATCTTTGTTAatttcagatgactaggagGGTTAAAATCATGCTTATGCTCATGTGCACTTCATCAGCtgccagttttttaaatttttaacttttatttttaaatttttttctgtactcttgtaacGTTAATAAATAAGTGATAAAAAAACCGATGGTAAAAATaatgattgctttttttttacgaCGCTTTAAAAATTACGTAAAATTCATGTCTTTACACTAGAATAACcccttaaacattttttaattattgccataatattagtaaatagaaaagaaaatgaCCAATTGCATAGTTACATGTTTGgacaaaaaatgttgaatttagTTGAGAAATTCCTTGACAGGAGTCGGCACAATATTCCTGACGGTATACAAAGTATGATATGAGGaaaatttgtcttttaaaaTCCAAAAGTATATCAATGCTTTTCTAGATCGGTCATGACTTTTTACGACAGTTTtacgaattttaatatttacttctaaaaaaaatttatcgttTGCttgatgtaaatttttatatactatgagaaattttgatatttttccatctttgtatatatttaattttaaattttgtcttaatattattttacaggAGACACCTCACAAGTCACCTCTTCGCGTTCAGAGCTTCGAAAGAATGGCAAACCGCGTTGTAAGCGCAAACCACGCGTGCTCTTCTCACAGGCGCAAGTTTTGGAGTTGGAGTGCCGTTTCCGTATGCAAAAGTATCTAACAGGTGCGGAGCGTGAAGTCATCGCCCACAAGTTGAACTTATCGCCGACTCAGGTAAAAATTTGGTTCCAAAATCGCCGTTACAAGTCGAAACGCGGTGAAATCGACGGCGACACAATCTCCGTGAAATTGAAAGCGGACAGCAGCGCGACGGGCGTCATGGCGGCAGGTGGCGTTATGTGGGGTCAACTGCATCGCCACAATCAAACACATCCACAGCAAACGGCGCTGCAGGCGATGCATCACTCATAACACGCAGAGCAAGGTGGATACTgcgaacacatacacatacatacttgcggTATTAATGTACGTATAAGCATATGCAGTTCGTTGAGTGcaagtatatttaaattatttagttcatattttacaattaagttttgatttttcgttaaaaaaatttgcaataattaTGGAAATTCGGTTTACGCGAAGTACCTTCGGAACTAAATGAAATTAACAGTTGTAATAGCATAAAAGCCTATTGATAACGGAATATCCGAGCacaatgtattttaatattaatagttAAATAAGTGAGTTGTAAATAAAATGACAATAATTGACTTGGGTCGAGAACATACAATAATAAAGTGCCATTAAAtaaatcaagaaaatattttatttgatcaaCATCGAAAACAATAGTCATTTTATCAATGATAAAAGGACGATTTAGGAAACAAGAacaaaacgtttacttcggctgGATAGGAGCTAttataccctttacaggtgcatttcttattggataaagggtataaaaatgaaaatcttgattttcatcggtcagtttgtatgacagctatatgctatagtagttcgacaAATAACAAGTTTTCCATGCTAGAAATTGGTTTTGATTATTCAGAGTGTATGACAGCCATTTCATATAAAGATCCGATACGATGACGTTGtcaaatttcagattgatagctcgaaaactgaggaactagtgcTCGTATATGCTCATGGAaagacgaacagacggacatggcaaaTAGATTACGCTCGCCACGCCTGCGTATAGgctccaacgtttccttttctacaatatgttacaaCCATTCTCTCATTACGTATAGTAATACGTATACACTGTTCACGGTAAAAATAGGCGTGTATAGATTAGTTGGctgcaaaataaataacttgCGAGTAAAATCACTTTAGAGAAACCAACTAGAGGAGGTGGGTTGGTTGGATGATGCCCAAGATTAGACACTTTGCGTGATCCTCATTTTGGGTAAGTACCGTGTGatctaattaatattaatttttattaaaaaccgcaactttttgttttaacttttaacTTCGGAATTTTAAGTAGTTATCTCCACGTTCATACCCTTTTAAACGATTTAGGATCGCAGTTTCTTGAAGCGCCTTTATATATTGATTGGTCATGTCATGCAGAGCCGACCGAGTATAGATAGAAAAATCATAAGTATActgattttataataaaatgtttctttgtATCCAAGATGGAAGACCCTCCGAATGTTTTTGATGTAGGCTTATTTTCGTTTGTCTTGTTGCCAATCAAAAACTTGGGGCTGttattaacactagaactacgaaccggttgtttattatttatttatacaatatccTCTTTATtcgttatttaatattttaggataatgtcatgatttttattaaatttgtgtgtagaataatattaaagattattttgttcttacgcttcaaattttcagagagagagagacctaTTTGAAATAGGTATGTGGTAAATCATCGCAGTTCTAGTGTTAATATcctatatataaaaaagcaCTGAAGGCAGCCTGGAGTAAAGCTTCACTATGAATTTAACCAAGCCTCTTTAATATAGCTAAAACATGGATACTAATAATGATGCCCTATGATGCTTCgcgatgaaaaataaaacaatatttaagcTTTAAATCGAATTGTGCTATATTTCGGTTGTCTTCGAAACCAGTGGCTATATAATACtggctaaaataataatatacaatacaacaaaCTCGGCTATATATACCGAGTTCAGCGATGTTGGTTAAAAAGATGAAAAGTATTCTAATCTTACATGAAAGTGTAAATAAACTCTAAATTTAGAGCAGATGTTTGGCTGCTGCGACTTTGTCAATCTTATTATATAcctttaagaaatatttatcaCAGTTGAGCATTCTTTTGACAGAAGAAAAGGCCGATATcctattttaaaatcaatttgatATCGGATACTTAAGATATAGCTTAAGAAATtggttaaatatataattaaatttggcTCGTGGCTTTTTGGTAGCcgaattattcaaaaaaatttccgGATTTCCTACTCAAGACGCACATCATTTATAGATGATTGTTCTGATTTCGTAATATTGTTTCTGGAGCTGCTTTTCTCTGAAAAATAAACTTCGAGCTTAATATTTAAGCAGAAAAAGCATTATTATGGATTCGTCACGTACATacgtaaaattaataaaatatgtgtcatAACGTTAAGACGAGTACATAAGCaaccattttgaaaaaaaaaaaaaaaaaaattgcaggtAACTACAATTAGATGATGAAATGGACACTGAGTCGATGAGTAAGAGCTCGCACcgtcaaataaatataatctacacacaaatttacatacatgtgcatatgtaaattccagtacattaaaatttgaactcGTAATGTTCTGGTAGTTTGAAAACAGCACACGGATGATTTAAACCGATTTGGCATATTGAACTGGAGGTCTGTTATGTGATTCCGAACAGTTTGCCAGTCTATCGATCCATTAGCGGTCACATACGAGCACAAGCATAAAGAAGACAGGCGGACAGACACACTGACTTACGTGAGCCAGACACTAAGAGCGGGGGAGGCGCGGCCACGGTAGCGGATATGAGTATggcaatataaattaatttttatcaaaagcaACGATcaattttcgaaatatgaaaGGCAACTGAATAACAGCAGCAACGCCACTGATGGCCTCTGTGATGGCAAGAAGATGCaacattttcgatttttttttaaacctt
It contains:
- the tin gene encoding muscle-specific homeobox protein tinman, with amino-acid sequence MCQRDFQVDSANCQIKCRVPSLKLNNMLQHQQQSQVSQGYYDYSQSSPTNFTNSDSLNTTPFSVKDILNLVNQNENYEVFGSLESPMHSDSTPASCVNDYDTQSYQETPVMSQLQVPNMTPATMAAVGATTTSGYQYPLHNHHPHPHATFSDYAATPHAVAAAAAAYPPHLHPHSHAHGHHAQHPHPHTHTHHVPPPYHQHYGAVQWYMPTPATPVMTNGNAMCAAGSSSASPSASGAYGVPAAHSTAYSYNYQHPSDAYGMSGVNGTNGTNGVGSLEIASSKSDYTSTPYVTPSPTLDLNSSTEVGDPHTAASAMTAKLTALPSKGSGHGKSAVASQQSLQNLMETANNGSSMQQHLANSGAGGLHNMNGHLSTQKSVSDNVQVSSESILGNTGSSGECGISKRRDTSQVTSSRSELRKNGKPRCKRKPRVLFSQAQVLELECRFRMQKYLTGAEREVIAHKLNLSPTQVKIWFQNRRYKSKRGEIDGDTISVKLKADSSATGVMAAGGVMWGQLHRHNQTHPQQTALQAMHHS